In the Silene latifolia isolate original U9 population chromosome 1, ASM4854445v1, whole genome shotgun sequence genome, GGATAGATTCAAGCATTCAATATCTACGATATGCAAGTATTTTAAAAAAGTTTTGGATGGCTTGGCGGTATTATCCTATGATATTATTAGACCTCATCGAGATTTATCAGAGGTGCCTCCGGAGGTGGAAAACAACTCACTCTACTGGCCCTATTTTGAGGTACGTTCTTCACCTTTACTTTAACTTGTCAATTTACATTTGAAGTAATTAGATAAAAAGTAGTAGCTGCTGCCTACTAGTACACACTATTATTGTAATATTAACATTATTTCAGAATGCTATTGGCGCTTTGGATGGAACTCATATACAAGCAATTGTAAGAGACGAAAATGGGGCGCCATTTCGAAATCGTCATGGTGGGAAAAGTTGGAATGTGTTAGCCTCTTGTTCATTTGATAGAATCTTCACATTTATCCATGTTGGATGGGAGGGGAGTGCTCATGACACTACGGTATGGCGGGATGCTTTAACTAATTCAAAATATGTTTTCCCGCATCCACCAGAGGGATAGTATTATCTAGTAGACTCTGGGTACCCGAATACACTAGGCTATTTGTCTCCTATCAGCGACCTAAATGCTAGATGCCATATGCCTGAATATAAGCATAGGCCGCCCGAAGGAATGCTGGAGTATTTCAACTATCGACATTCATCTTTGAGAATGAAAGTTGAAATATCATTTAGTCAATTGAAGAAAAGGTGGAAGGTGTTAAAAAATATGCCCCAAATATCATCCAAGTATCAAATGTCGATCATTGTTTCTACATTCACACTCCATAATTTTATAAGGATGCAAACTCTTGGAATACCTATTATACAACATGACGTGAACATTCAAGGAACGGTAGATTCGGGCATGTTTGATAAAAAGCGGAGGAAGGCCATGTATAAGGTGCGGAACAACATAGTCAAACACATTTGGCGAGGCCATGGATTCTTTGTCGAGAGTGAGAGTGAGAGTGATAGTGAAGATggaagtgatgatgattatggtAATATGGAAATTAATGGTTAGAAAAAAAGATgtaatatgtgatttattttttatcgtaatgaaatcgtagtataatgtatgaacaagtaacaaccaatgtatataaagtgGAAAAATGTTTTATCgtaccttgtgttttagactattTTTTTTAATCAATGTCCTCTcttaacaaataataataataataataataataataataataataataataataataataagagaaaattgttgattacagccttttataaaactcattttgaaaattacagccttatataattttttttgaaaattacatacaaaatattacttttcttctaaaattgcaccaacttgagttttccggtgaatttttatgatgtttttatgatgtttggggtgattaattggtttgtgttaatGAGAGGTAAGAAATttgggtaagtaggctctcaaataataaagggtacatcataaaaaacatcatcaaaaatcaccaaaaacctcaagttggtgcaattttagaagaaaagtaatattttggatgtaattttcaaaaaaaattatataaggctgtaattttcaaaatgaggtttataaaaggctgtaatcaacaattttctctaataataataatagttgctcttttttaataataataataataataataataataataataataaagttaaattaaattaagttaatttaagttcagatcttataagttcagttcagatcctataagttcagtttagttcagatcctataagttgattcgattcgatcctataagttgattcgattcaaatcctataagttcgattcgatcctataaattgatttcgattcgattcgatcttataagtttagttgattcgagatcctataagtttgaTCCAAAAAAAAGTCCTAAATGGTTGAAAAATAAATACCGTCATTTTAATTTGTGAGATGGTGTCCCTAACGTGTGAAGAGAGTGGTGAAGTACTAGGAGAAAACTtgtaaagtgattaaaataagttgTTTCATTAAAATGAATGGCTACAAAGCTTCCACGATTGTCATGTTGATGCCTTTGATAACAATATTTTGTGTAAGGTCATACCATCTCCACGATTATATGTTTATGACCGTTGATAACGTTTGGTGACAATCTAATCCAACGACTCTCAGTCCATTATGAGTCTGTGTAACTAAGCAAACAAAGAATTAAATATAGCAAAGAATATCGAGTACATACATACAGTAACAGTAACAGTAACATCCCGCCCTTTCTCTCTATCCATCCACCATAAACCAAATCAACTGCATGAAACCATAAATTCAACTGtctttcattttatttaatttgttctgAAAAAGTGTgtcaaaattatacaaaaataattaaaattaaaatgcaagagcaagcaACCGGTAGCACATCAATGGTTGCAAATTCATTGCCATCTAGTAGTGAGAGATCTTCTAGTTCTGCCCTTCATCTTGATCTTAAAGAAGGTTTCTTCTTCTTACTTGCCTTGTTTTATTTAATAACAAAACACCTACTTAGTCGTATTATAATTAGAAGGGAGGGGAGATTTAAACCCGGGACTTATTGTCCACCATTCTCTTGTCTTAACCACTACACTAAGAGATCTCCGATTTACATTTTCAGATGATCATTTATTAATTATGTTAGCAATGTAGATTAATATTTTCTTAGTGTATTTTTTGGTGGGTGTGGTTACTATAATTAGAAAATTTTACCAATTAAGCCAGTTCACATTCACGATTTTTATTTGTGACTCTAATGGAATTACAGTTAACTTAGATAAATGTGATAATGTATTTTTCACACTTTACCATGACAAAGTTAGTATTTTCTATGCATTTGTCTTTGGGGAGCTTATGAATTTTAAATTCTGAAAATTTTTAGAATATTATTTCTACAATCTTGTCGGTTTTGATTTGGTTATCCATGTGGGTAGCAGTGTGGAAAGTGTAGAAAAGAGACTGTCATGTTTAGGCGTTTAGCTGCTCATAAAGCtgagattttttttaaaaaaaaaatatatatattttgatATTTAATTTTGTGGATCCTCAAGTGGAAATAATTGGCAATTGCGCCTTTTTGGGTTTTAATTAAAGTAGTTTATTATTTAGAGTTCAATATTCCAATTAGTAAAATTCGGAGAGAATGTACTAAGTTTGAAGTTCAAATCTTGTCCCCGTCTTTGTTATAAGATAAGTGTTGATAATTAATGTATGTATAATCTCCTGTGTACATGAGTTTATATATGAGTACAGTAGTTGTTAGCTATCAACAGGAAGCTACAATCTAGGAAATAAATAAGGAGAGAATCAAGTAACAGAAGAAacaaataataagaaaataagcaAGATAAGGTTGTTGCTATTGTTGAGTTGCTTGGTGCGTGAGATCCTCCACCAATCAAGGAGTTGGTTTAGTAATATCTTTGACATTCCCGCTCAAGATGGACGGTCTTCGACGGAGTCCAATCTTGTTAGATAACTCGAGGAAGCGCGGCTTGTGAAGCGGTTTCGTGAAAGTGTCAGCTAACTGATCAGTGccattaatatgttgaatgcgAATAGTACCTCGCCGTACATGCTCTTTGACAAAGTGAAAAGACAAGGCGAGGTGTTTCATCCTAGAATGAAAAACTGGGTTGGTCGAATAATTTGTTGCACTTAGATTATCGCAGTAAATCGTAGGAGCATTAGAGTGCGATAGACCAAGTTCTTGAAGAAGAGAATTTAACCAGAGTAGTTCGATTGTCGTATTCGCAACGGCCCGAAATTCTGCTTCTGTAGAAGACATGGAGAGTGCTTTTTGCTTCTTCGAAGACCATGAAATAGGATTACTGCCGAGATAGATGAGATAACCGGAGGTAGAAACATAATCATTGGGGTCACCACCCCAGTCAGCGTCACAGTACGCATGAAGACGGAGAGGAGAAGACTTGTGAATATGTATGCCGAGATGTAGAGTTCCTTGGAGATACCTTAATAGACGTTTTAGGGCTGACCAGTGGGAGGCGGTGGGGTGAGTGAGAAACTGAGCGAGCTTGTTAACAGGGAACGCAATATCGGGGCGGGTAAGAGATAGGTATTGGAGACTTCCGACAATGGCACGAAAGTCTTTCTCGTTTTCGATAGGATTAGATGGTTCGGTGATAAGAGGTGGGTGAGATAACATTGGTGTAGAGGCAGGCTTACAATCTTGCATATTGAATTTGTGTAGAAGGTCAGATAAGTACTTTGTTTGGTTGAGATGTAGGCCACTTTTGGTAGGTGTTACTTCGATGCCAAGAAAGTAAGAGAGGGGTCCGAGGTCTTTTAGTGAAAATTTTGTAGAGATATTGGTAATAAATGATTGTATATGTGTGGTGTTTGGTCCTGTGACGATTATATCGTCAACATAGACGAGCACAAAGAGGCGGGTATTATTGGTATTACAAATGAATAATGAGGGGTCCGAAATGGAGTTGGTGAAACCGGAAGCTAGGAGGTAGGTTTTAAGTTCGGTGTACCAAGCCCGTGGGGCTTGTTTGAGACCATAGATTGCTTTGTGAAGGCGGCAGACATGATCGGGTTTTTCGGTATTTACGAATCCAGGTGGTTGTGTCATAAAAACCATATCAGTGAGATTACCTTGTAAAAAGGCATTGTTTATGTCAATTTGGTGGAGATGCCAGTTATTGGTCACGGCTAAAGTAAGGATAAGGCGAATGGTGGTGGGTTTTATAACGGGGCTAAATGTTTCAGAATAATCGATTCCCGGGCGTTGGTGGAATCCTTTAGCTACGAGGCGGGCTTTGTGTTGTTTGAGACTGCCATCGGGATTATATTTAACTCGGTAGACCCATTTACATCCAACAACATTCGGGGCAAGGTTGCGAGGTACTAATGTCCATGTTTGGTTGCGAAGTAGGGCATCATATTCATCAACCATGGCAGCGCGCCAACGAGGGTCGATGAGCGCTTGTTTTGTAGTGGTGGGAGTGACATGAGGGCTAGGGAGAGTGGCGGTTTTGGCATACTTGGGATCATGGTATTTTGGGTTGGGTTTGATGATATTATTACATAACCGGGTTGTGGCTCGAGGAGGTAGTGGTGGAGGAGGAGGTGGGGTGGGAATAGGACTGGAGGTAGAGGGTGACGGGTTGGAAATTGTGGGTGAGGAGGTGGTGGGTGTGGGAACCGAGGCAGGCGAGGAGGGGTTTTGAGTGGAGGCAGGCGAGGAGAGTGCTGGAGAAGTGGTGTTCGTGGCAGCGGAGGAGATAGGTGGAGAGCGTGGAGAAGAGGGGTGAGGTGGAGAGGACGGTTCTGGTGAGGTGATGGCGAGTGATGGGGTTAGGATGGGAATGGTAAGTTCACACCATTGAGTAGGAGAAAGGGAGGCAGAGGCGGGTTGGGTGACAAGGTCAGGATAGGGAAATTCGTTTTCGATAAATCGAACATGGCGTGAAGTATACAATTTGCGAGTGGAGGGGTCAAAACATAGGTAGGCACTTTGGGTGGTAGAGTACCCAACGAAGATACACGGAGTGGATTTTGGATCGAGTTTGTGGTTATTGTAGGGCCGAAGCCACGGGTAACAGAGACAACCGAAGGAGTGTAGTTTTTGGTAGTTGGGTGGTTGGTTAAAAAGAAGATGGTAAGGTGTGGAATTGTTGATAGTGACAGAGGGGAGCCGATTGATAAGATAAGTGGCTGTAGAAAAAGCATAGGGCCAAAAGGTGGTGGGTAGTCGAGCATGGGTGAGGAGGGCAAGGCCGGTTTCGACAATGTGTCGATGACGACGTTCAGCGAAGCCATTGTGTTCGGGTGTGTGTGGTGGTGAGGTGAGGTGTGTGACACCATCGTCTAAGAGTAAAGGATTTAATTTTTTGTATTCACCGCCATTATCTGAATAGAATTGACGGATTGGTTTATTAAAGAATTTTTCAATTATCGCTTTGAATCGATTAAAGGTTGTTAAGGTGTCTGATTTTTTCTTAATAGGATAGAGCCAAAAATAATGTGTGTAGTGGTCAACAAATATTATATAGTATTTGTAGGAGTCATGGGACAAAATCGGTGCAGTCCAGACGTCCGAGTAAATGAGGTCGAGAGGAGCGGTGGAATGTAAAGTGGAAACAGAGAACGGAAGTTTGTGGCTCTTATTAATCAAGCAGGCATTACAATGCGAAAAATCAGAAAAACGAAAATTAAAGGAAGAACTTAATAATTTTAATGTAGCTACGGAAGGGTGTCCTAGACGGTGGTGCCACAAATTGCTAGTGGAAGAGACAGCAGCATGAGCGAGAGGTTGCGGTTTTGGTGGGGTCCACTGATACGAGCCGTCAATGAGGCGGCCTTGGAGAAGAATTTGTCCGGAGTTAAGTGCCTTAAAACAACAAGAAGTGTGTGAGAAACAAGCAATAGCATGGTTGTCTTTACAGAATTGAGAAACTGAAAGTAATGGTCGAGAGATATTTGGGACAACAAGAACGTTATTAAAAAGAAGAGAGCAAGAGGAAGTCGGAATAGAGAAAGAACCGTGATGAGTGATGGAGAGGGTGGAGCCGTCACCGATGACTAAGTCATCCGGACCGTCATACGCAGAATGGAGAGCAAGAGTTTCTAAGTCATTTGTGATATGGTGAGAGGCCCCACTATCTATAAGATAGGAGGCAGTCGGGTTGAGGGAGGTGGTTGCGGTGTGGGCAGAAGGGTGGGGTGGCCGCGGTTGTGGTGGTGGGAAGGAGACATTAGGATAGTCTCGCTTAAAATCAGGGCAATCACGAATAACGTGACCAACAGCCCGGCAATATTGACAGCGACCCTTGAACGGATTGGGTTGGGTGTTTGAGGTATTGGAACTACGGTTTTGGGTCTGGTTGTGATGGTTGGTTCGATTGTGATAGTGATTGTTGGACTGGTTGTTGGGATAATAGTGGCGGGGTGGGTTTTGGTTGGACTGACGGGTGGTGGCAGCATGTGCCGAGGGTGGGAAAGTGGTGGCAGGAGGGTTGTTTTTAACAGTGAGTTCATGTTGTATTAGTTTTTCATGAAACTGTTCAAATGAAATGGGCGAGTCACGGGCTTGAACCGTATCTATAACAGATTTGTATAGGACGGGATCAAGACCACTAATAATTTGAGCGGTAATGTCCTCGGGATCCACTGGTTTTCCGAGTTGGGCTAATTGAGTAGTACATGCTTTAATGGCCAGCATGTATTCAGACACGGTTTTGTCACCTAAGGAGAGATGACGGAGGCGATCCTTGAGTTGAAGGATATGGCCGCGTGAGGGGTTGGCAAAGGTTGTGGCTAGGGTGGTCCACGCCTCATGCGACGTGGTTGCATCAAGGAGGATGGAGGAGACCGACTCATCGAGGGTGCCAGCAATGGCACCAAGGATGAGTTGATCTTGTCGAAACCAGGTGGTGTAGGCGGGGTTTGAGACGGGTTCAGGGTTTGGTTTGGCTTCAGTGGCTGTGGGAGTCACGGTTTTGGGTGGAGGTTTAGTGGTTCCGTCAAGGTACGAGAACAGCCCGTATCCTTGAAGGAGGCGTGTGATTTGATAGCTCCATGATCGATAGGTTTGAGCAGTGAGTTTTGTGCAGTGGGGAAACGAAATGGAGAGAAGAGGTCGATTTGGTTCATCAGCATTGGGGATGAGATTGTTGTTGGATGCCATGGGATTTGTTGAGAGGTTGATGGCAGTGAGAAGACAAATCGGTATAAGGATCGATAATTAACCTGATACCATATAAGATAAGTGTTGATAATTAATGTATGTATAATCTCCTGTGTACATGAGTTTATATATGAGTACAGTAGTTGTTAGCTATCAACAGGAAGCTACAATCTAGGAAATAAATAAGGAGAGAATCAAGTAACAGAAGAAacaaataataagaaaataagcaAGATAAGGTTGTTGCTATTGTTGAGTTGCTTGGTGCGTGAGATCCTCCACCAATCAAGGAGTTGGTTTAGTAATATCTTTGACATTTGTGAGCTTTGAGTAACGAATGATTTAAAATGTTTCTAGATAATTAATGTCTTTACCCTTTATAAAAACTTGTTAAATTCGTTTAACGGGAATTATGTAGTGGATAGACATAGATGAAGTAATTTGTCGATAATTTGGGGTTAATTTCTGGTGATTCCTGAAGGAATAGAGAGCGATGAAGAAATTCGAAGGGTTCCCGAAATGATGGCAGACCCAGCTGGAACATCGGCTTCTGGCCGCGACACTGGGTCAGTGGCGGGTGCAGGCCAGGCTCAAGCTTCCGGGCAAGGTCAAAGAAAAAGGGGAAGAAATCCAGCTGATAAAGAGAGCAAACGCTTAAAGAGGTAACAACCATTGTATTTCGGTTGTACTGTACTCTTTTCTTTGTTAAATCTGAGTTTTATCCATCTTTTGAGATTATTTGAAATTGTGATGATAACTGGATTGTTGTTTAATTGGGTTAGGTTACTGAGAAATAGAGTTTCAGCACAACAAGCCAGGGAAAGAAAGAAAGCATATTTGAGTGATTTGGAGACGAGAGTGAAGGACTTGGAGAAGAGGAACTCAGAACTGGAAGAAAGACTCTCCACATTGCAGAACGAGAATCAAATGCTTAGACATGTGTGTTTATCTTCTCATCTTCTTTTTATGTGCCAATTACAGTTTCTTAACTTCCATCACTTGAGGCAGCTAAGTGCCAACATTGTTTACTCTATGTTGAGATTGTCAACTGATTTAGGCTGTATTGTAAAATAGCGATTGCATTCTGGGCATCATTGGTTATCCTAGTGCATTAGTCTGCCGTAGATAGTTAGTTGTTAAGATTATGTTCAGGGCCTTCTGACAAAATTTGAACCCAAGTTAAGAGTATCATTACTCAATGACTTTATCTACGAGATACTTGTATCATTGAGTTATCAAGTCATTGATAGAATACGGACTTTTACGAGACAGTTCCTTGTTGAGTCATTGCTTTTATAGTTTTGTCTTCATCAAATTATTCCTCTTCAATATTGTTCGCGGTTTGGAACTCTCATAGCGGTCCTACCAATTTAAGGTGTTTTTCTTGGTTTGGGGGGTTGCCTTATACAGAGTATACCATCATGATAGAGATTAAGGGTTGGCAAACAACAGTGGTCCTTACGAATACAAAAGTCCCATTATTCACTTGTGTAGAGACATTATCAGTGACCCATACCAAATCTTCTTGGCCTTTTCTATCTTAGGCGAAAAGGATAACGGAAAATTATGATCTTTAACTTGGCTTTTCTAGGGAGAATAATACTCACCTTGTCCAAATTATTCGTCTACCTTCCTTTGATTATAATACCTCTGACATAAAATTAAAAAAGTAAACAACTGACTGGATGAGGTTGCTAAAATGTTGAATGGACTTTTTTTTTACGTGGTACTCCATATTTTCTAGTTTGTTGCATGAAGCCATCATGAAATGCTTTCCTTCTACAATTGATTTTGTGATGAAAGTGGTGATTTTGATTTTGAAGTTTGTTGAACAATTGTATCATTTTCTCCATTGATACTCAAAAGTTGTTATGAAATGCAGATATTGAAGAATACAACGGCTGGACGTAGAGGAGGTGGTTCTAATGCCGAAACATCACTATGACACTTGCAAAACAAGTATCagttaatcatacaatcaccCCTTGAGCATGCTAATAATATAGCATTGCATTAGCCAATCACCTAAAAGGCTGCAGAAATGCCGTCGTTTGGCACACAAAGTGCAAAGCTAGCTTATACTCGCAGTGTTCAGTGCAGGAAGCTAAAAACTGCACATTTTTGTGTGCCAAACACCCTTGAAAATCCGTGTGATTCAATTTATTGGACATAAGTTGATGTAATGGATCGAGAAACTCTGGAGTAGCTAATGTCTGCGATTTGTGTATCACTGCCTCACTGGTATGCAACTCGATATGGTGGTGGAAATTTGTAGGAATATTAATCTGGGGTGGTTGATTATCAGGGGTTGATAGCATGGCAATTTCTTTCATGGTTTTCATTTCAGATAAAACAGACCTAATATGTTAAACCACTGAAACGACTTTTAAAAGAAAACTGGTCATTTCAAATGGCTCCACCGAGTTACATAACCATGATTTGAACTTATCTTTGTCTTCCCAAAATATGATACTGATGAAAGTTTTACGTCGCCCTCGCCTCTATTAAACAATACTCCCTCCAGTCATTATATTGTTCTCATTTGATATGGGCAgaatacttaaggaaaagtattaaaataagagtaaaagagttgtgtggggttggtgataggagagagagatgaattattagtagttaaataaagaattgtggggccaaaacataaaggaatTAATAAAatagagtaaaagagttgtgtgtggggtttggtgatagaagagaggaatgaataaaataagagtaaaaatttctaaaaataaaaaaggggaacattagttgaataattCGGAAAAAAGAGAACATTATAGTGATTGAGAGGGAGTATTTGTATATTCGAGACCTAACTAATGTTGTAGGGTAAGAAGATCACTTCGCAAAGATGGTTTTGAGGGGTTCAATATTATATGCATAACGGGAGGTGGGGTTTAAGTGTTTAACCCTTGGTCTCAAAGGTCAACCACCCTCCTTCAAGCTGAATGGAGGTTTAAATGGGAAGTCACCGATT is a window encoding:
- the LOC141602544 gene encoding transcription factor HY5 isoform X2 — its product is MQEQATGSTSMVANSLPSSSERSSSSALHLDLKEESDEEIRRVPEMMADPAGTSASGRDTGSVAGAGQAQASGQGQRKRGRNPADKESKRLKRLLRNRVSAQQARERKKAYLSDLETRVKDLEKRNSELEERLSTLQNENQMLRHILKNTTAGRRGGGSNAETSL
- the LOC141602544 gene encoding transcription factor HY5 isoform X1, with the translated sequence MQEQATGSTSMVANSLPSSSERSSSSALHLDLKEGIESDEEIRRVPEMMADPAGTSASGRDTGSVAGAGQAQASGQGQRKRGRNPADKESKRLKRLLRNRVSAQQARERKKAYLSDLETRVKDLEKRNSELEERLSTLQNENQMLRHILKNTTAGRRGGGSNAETSL